In Natronomonas halophila, one DNA window encodes the following:
- a CDS encoding TIGR03557 family F420-dependent LLM class oxidoreductase produces the protein MRTGLFTAHEQHAPTTLLDHATAAEDAGFDSIWTSDHFHPWWHTDAHCGAAWPWLGAALERTDDIRFGTGVTPPIGRYHPGLIAQAFATLGAMYPGRPFVTLATGEAMNEKPLGYEWPEYPERKARLEDACEIITRLWDGGYHDYDGHYWTLDDARLYTLPDERVPLYVAGNGPNTAEVAGKYADGFLTLADIDTYEDELVPALERGAETAGRDPEDIDRIRQFLVSYGDDEDACREAAAFWRGTMAVDFSEGVADPREIERQGREVPLSEMDEWGLITTDIDDVLAVRERHKEAGFDEIEFLSSSPDQGAFIETLGEYL, from the coding sequence ATGCGCACCGGCCTCTTTACCGCCCACGAGCAGCACGCACCGACGACGCTGCTGGACCACGCGACGGCCGCCGAGGATGCCGGCTTCGACTCCATCTGGACCAGCGACCACTTCCATCCGTGGTGGCACACCGACGCCCACTGCGGCGCCGCGTGGCCGTGGCTCGGGGCCGCACTCGAACGCACCGACGATATTCGGTTCGGGACGGGCGTCACCCCGCCCATCGGCCGGTACCACCCCGGCCTCATCGCACAGGCCTTCGCCACGCTCGGGGCGATGTATCCCGGCAGGCCCTTCGTCACACTGGCGACGGGCGAGGCGATGAACGAAAAGCCGCTCGGCTACGAGTGGCCGGAATACCCCGAGCGGAAAGCCCGCCTCGAAGACGCCTGCGAAATCATCACCCGCCTGTGGGACGGCGGCTACCACGACTACGACGGCCACTACTGGACGCTCGACGACGCGCGCCTCTACACCCTACCGGACGAACGCGTTCCCCTGTACGTCGCCGGCAACGGACCGAACACCGCCGAAGTCGCCGGAAAGTACGCCGACGGCTTCCTCACGCTCGCGGATATCGACACCTACGAGGACGAACTCGTCCCCGCGCTGGAACGCGGCGCAGAGACAGCGGGCCGAGACCCAGAAGATATCGACCGCATCCGGCAGTTCCTCGTCTCCTACGGCGACGACGAGGACGCCTGCCGGGAAGCCGCCGCGTTCTGGCGCGGGACGATGGCCGTCGACTTCTCAGAGGGCGTCGCCGACCCCCGAGAAATCGAACGCCAGGGCCGGGAGGTGCCGCTCTCGGAGATGGACGAGTGGGGACTCATCACCACCGATATCGACGACGTGCTGGCAGTCAGAGAACGCCACAAGGAGGCCGGATTCGATGAAATCGAGTTCCTCTCTTCGTCGCCGGACCAGGGGGCGTTCATCGAGACGCTGGGCGAGTACCTATAG